From Spea bombifrons isolate aSpeBom1 chromosome 6, aSpeBom1.2.pri, whole genome shotgun sequence, a single genomic window includes:
- the NPHS2 gene encoding podocin, whose product MTEKRSRSSSREPPQRQRDSSTQGSKRERRGSPGSGRSKRGRSKEPDKNDTKVSTVVDVDDVVVSDEETEIMALLESGQKDDGVKPAGLRICEMLLVFCCLLLVIVTFPLSIWLCVKIVREYERVVIFRLGRLLPGRARGPGLFFYLPCLDKCHKLDFRLKTFEVPFHQIVTKDLVTLEVDAVCYYRLENASLFLTSVSSVSSALQLLIQTTMKRLLAHKAFLDVLLERKSIGEEVKVALDAVTCHWGIKIERTEIKNVKVPDEVKQSMAIEEEAKVHAKVKVIAAENEKSVSEALRLAAESLSGSPTAIQLRYLHALQCMTSERPATFFLPLPFDLMNGNSTPKVSDSSVTSNAPKSEAEAEQGKKKDSPML is encoded by the exons ATGACTGAGAAAAGATCTCGCAGCTCCTCCCGGGAGCCtccacagagacagagagactcCTCCACTCAGGGATCCaagagggagagaagagggagCCCGGGCTCAGGAAGGTCCAAGAGAGGGAGGTCCAAGGAGCCAGACAAGAACGACACGAAGGTTTCTACCGTGGTGGATGTGGATGATGTGGTGGTTTCAGACGAGGAGACAGAAATCATGGCACTGCTGGAGAGCGGACAGAAGGATGATG GTGTGAAACCCGCTGGCCTCAGGATATGCGAGATGCTCCTCGTGTTCTGCTGTCTTCTGCTCGTCATCGTCACGTTCCCTCTGTCCATCTGGCTCTGTGTCAAG ATTGTACGTGAATATGAACGCGTGGTTATTTTCCGCCTGGGCCGCCTGCTTCCAGGAAGAGCTAGGGGACCAG GTCTGTTCTTTTACCTTCCCTGTTTGGACAAGTGCCACAAACTTGACTTTCGCCTAAAGACCTTTGAGGTTCCATTTCACCAG ATTGTGACCAAGGACCTGGTGACGTTGGAGGTTGATGCAGTCTGTTATTACCGCCTGGAAAACGCATCTCTTTTCCTGACCAGTGTGAGCAGCGTGTCCAGCGCTCTCCAGTTACTCATCCAAACTACCATGAAGCGTCTCCTGGCACACAAAGCTTTCTTAGATGTCTTGTTGGAGAGAAAAAGTATTGGAGAAGAAGTGAAG GTGGCACTGGATGCAGTGACCTGCCACTGGGGGATCAAAATAGAGAGAACTGAAAT TAAGAATGTAAAAGTTCCCGATGAAGTTAAACAGTCTATGGCCATAGAGGAAGAAGCCAAAGTACATGCTAAGGTCAAG GTAATTGcagcagaaaatgaaaaatctgtgtCTGAGGCACTTAGACTGGCGGCTGAAAGCTTATCTGGGTCTCCTACTGCAATTCAGCTGCGGTATCTTCACGCATTGCAGTGCATGACGTCTGAGAGACCGGCTACCTTCTTCTTACCTCTGCCTTTTGACCTAATGAACGGAAATTCAACCCCTAAAGTGTCAGATAGCAGTGTAACCTCCAATGCACCCAAGTCAGAAGCTGAAGCGGAACAAGGCAAAAAGAAGGACTCTCCGATGCTTTGA